The window TGCCATCTTTCCTCTACCAGCCTCCGCTCCGCTCTGCCTGACTGTTTTCCGGTTAGTTCGTTCACATGGTCAGAACAATGCTGCCCCCTACCGGCGGGGCCGAGTTCTGCCTGCACGCAGGTGAATACCGTATACCAAAAACTATCGgatattttaaaacattgtcAGGACAATTACTTTTCAACGACGACTCTGGTTCATGATTacatgtctctgtttctgttgttacTTACTGTTGTTACTTACTGTTGTATCTTACTATTGTTCTGAATGATTAATTAGACATTAGGAACAGCTTTTCATTATTAATCTAAAATCCACAGGTGTTTCTTGATTAATCCTGCAGAACTTCCACAGgcaatttcttttattatccttattaatgtgtttttgagtATTATATTCTACATGATTATACTATGCTTCAAATTCAAAACTGTGGATACGCTGAAAGAGTTGATTTTGCAGCATAAGGAATATGTATCCTgatatttgtgtgaaattcaCTCCAACAAATCAGAGCAGCTGAAGAGATCATCTGGGCATCAGCATCAGGAAAATACAGAGAAGATGTAAGAATTTTAagaatttaaataaacatttcgTTTAAATCATTTCCCTGTCTGTGATCTGCACTGCAATAACAGCTCTGTGTTTACAGTATAGGAGGGTGCATTACAGTTACACGTCAAGCTTACTTTGAATATGGGATTAAAAAAGCCCTGAAAAGGTGGACAAGGAGAGAAATCTGCAGGACTCCAAGCACAATATCAGGCTTACACACATTACTCTTAAAGCATAGAATCACAGTTTTACCATTATAAAAGAGTCATAGTTTCAGCTCCTTCTGCAATGAAGTATAGCActcaagttttatttaaagaattTGAATGTCTTCACACTTACTATAACaatgaatacacacatttttcataaCTTCAGTATAAAATGCTTGCAAAACAGCAGTAAGAGAAGTGATagcacacagaacaaaaacatctaCACACtggatataaaaaaataaccttTATTATcagaaaatacacagagagTACAAAAAACTCAAACTAAATCTCACAAGTTCACTAACTCATGACAAGCACGACTGCTTTCACAGCACAATGGACAGGTAGTCACACACctgaaagcacaaaaaacaacaattaactTGACACAACTGGCACATTTGTGTGGCACActcattatttttcctttagGGACCTATTAGGACCCAAAGACCTGCATCCGTGTTGGCAGCAAGGTTTTAACACTTAAGCTACAGATTTGTTTTGGTATGAACTTCCTGAAACTTCTTTAAAAACGACTTGACATGGACCACACCGTACCTTACAGCTTATCATCAGGTTGGGAAGGCTGTCTGTATTGGATGCTACAGAGAAGACGGGATTGTGGAGGCAGTTCTCCATGTGCTCCGACACCCTGGACTCAAGGAGATTCTGCAGGACGTCGGGTGTGATGTTCCGTTTCTGGAGACAAGGTGTGCGACGTTGCAGCATTTTAGCAAAAGCCATTATTTATGTACTTGACAGAactttatgctttttttcttggttttctCTTCCGTTATTTACAGTTTTTCGCAGAGtcatcaaaacatattttttttttacatgttttttgtatgtttacAAGTTTTCTAAAGAGGGATTGAGAGCAAAATCACGCTGATTGGACTTAAAACCTTAAAAAACTTGATGACTGTTGGGAGGTTTAAGTCACACTGAATCTACAATACAAggatcatgtctgtgtgttcagattaGCCAGAGTTATGactccaaaaagaaaaagaagtgcgACTTCTGATGGAAATCACAGCCATCTGCGCCAAGGATACTTTGGCTCAAAAGGTGAAAATACGACCTTCTCACAACTTTGACTGACATAATATTTTTACAACATATTCTGTTATATAAAACCAAGTTCCCTCAACTGTCCCTCAGTTTGAACAAGACAGagtttaacaaacaaacaaaccttaGTGTTAATGTACAGTCCACAGGGGCAGGAGATGAAATGGCTGTTGATGTTCAAGTTTCTCCTGCGAGACACAAGAAGCATGACGCTGATATAAGCTAGCAATGACAGATTTCCACATGTCTGAATGTACAAGATATGTGTTAACTGACTGCAGTTGAAAACTGATCGCTTACTGGTTTTGTCAATACCTGATGCTACAGAAGTCATTTCTTGGACTTACGTGTGACATATGGGGCAAATAATATGCATCTCCTCCATCCCTTCCACAACAGACGATATGTACTGCTGCTCAAACTGCAGGTTCTTCTCGTACTCTTCAATAATACACATTTCTGttccacaaagaaaagcataacattttcatgtttttctttttgttttttttttggaagttTCAACTTATTTTGCTagacattcattttaatatctACAGTCAGgagtttgaataaaataaaataaaaacaggttgGTTTCATTCACAGACATGTTTTACCTTGAGACTGCAGCTCCTGTTGGATTTCTTCGAGTACTGCCAGTTCATCATACTCCTTCATGACACTGAACATCTGTTTAGAACAGAGAGCAGTCCTAAACTCGGTTACAGAACCCAGACAAGATAATTTAGCTCTCGGCGCTCCAGATGATCGCATCCCTGAGTCTTTGCTTTCTCATCAGGTCTCGCATTACTGAGTCTACTGTTTTTACGAGCTGATCTCACTTATTTTGACATCTGTGACAACTTTCTAGTAAAAGTGCAGTGAAATCTGAAGGCTAACGTACAGCTGGCTATCTCGAGGACCATACATCTGAGAGTGTAGACGCAGACTGACAGACACCGACCTCTTTCATGCCCTCTGGCCCCCAAAGCGAAGGCAGTCTGCGGTCCTCTGACTGCAGGGCTGTCCACTCCTCCTCCATGACCTCCTGGACGATGATGGAGGCCCCGGAGCCGCTGGGCTGCTGGTTCTCTCCCATCTGCCGATATCTCTCCAGCAACCGCGACCGACTGTTTTTTAGCCTGTCTACACAGCGCTACGAAAGAAACAACGGAACACAACACGAATTAATACCAATAGTTAACTCTGTCAAGTATCGTTTCCAATGCTAGCGGCaccagctagctagctaactgaCAAGTCAACGTTTGGTTTCTCACTTTGCGGTAAGTTTCTTTCCATGGCGGAGTCGTTCCTTTATAGAGTGAACGATGTCTGTGCAAGGCATCCATGTGTAGTGTTAAAACCAAGTGTGCAGTTACATACGTACAGAGAGTTCTTCTAACAAACTTGCTAAAGTTGGGGAagactcaaaaaacaaaacatttcagcttttaaCCTCGTTCACCGGACATTGATGTGCGCAGGCGCGGAGTGCATGATGGGTCATGTAGTTCAACGCTGCTAAAATGGTTTCGCTGTCAGCAATTATGAAAATGGAAGCAATCTATTACactgttgttatcattattattgttgttgttgttgtagaagtagtagtaatagtagtagcaGTAAATCAGTCTCAATAAATTTTAAAGTACTTCAACTAACTGAATTCCCATCATTCCTACCTGTAATTAATCCACTCCCTAACATTGCATCACCACCATAGTACCACATGATTTGTCCAGTTCACTAAAAATCATATGTTGCCCTACTTTATATTTCCACTGACCATTTTAGaagtcatgttttcatgtttatatatatttttttccatctacATTGCAATCACCTGCAAATTAACTATGTTTATCAACAACAGTTTTCTGAAGAGGTCCCGAGCCTATGTAGTACTTTTAATGTTTTGCACAGAATTATAACCTCTTTGGAATACGGGTTGGATATCATATCCCATTCTTGTAGTCTTTTAGGCTATGAAATTTATTTCAGTGGAtgcttttatttgcatttacacCAATCAGCTACAACATGAAACCActgacaagtgaagtgaataaaatgaatcatatgttTGCAATggtctgcagggaaaccttgggtcctttgacacacaccaccgacctaaacattgcagaccaaattcATTCATCAattctccatggcaacagcagtgtttcagcagcaggGCCCACAACCTGGATGCCCCGCGtccctcaatgcacaggacccaatGGATCCAATATTCCAATGTCTGTTGACCACAGATTAGAGATCCTGTGTACCTTCCCCCTGACGGGGGGAAATGGGCTTGTTccagtgcatcccacagattgtTGATCACTTTGGGATCTAAGGATTTGGCAggctgttttgctttgttaagTGCATCCTTGTGAAAAATTGATAAACATATTCAATAAATGTATTACAATGATCACTTTGTCAGCTCTCCTTTCTATATATTACTATGTTTTAAACAGCTTACCAGCAATCAGGTGACTAGTGCCTAACAGGTCTGTCATCTGATGAAAGAATATATAGAGTTACAGCACCTTATTTAGAACACCAAGGTTTGGGTATTAATGGTTTGGTGCCACATATCAGCAGCATCTGAGGTCATGAGGGTGGAAGGCAACAGACAAATATTACCACGACTTTCCACATTTAACATGTGAATTGTCTTGATAACATTGCAGGAGGAGATACATGacaaaaaatcaataaatacatagaataaaatcaaatcaaaacaacataAGTGTGACTGCTGAAATCACACAGGTCAAAGCTGAAACCAGCTGGAAATAAAACTGTACATACAGTGTGGATGTGTAGAGGAATGATGCAACCTGTCCAGCTCAGTCAAAAGAGCTAAGCCGCTTCTCCAAGGCATTCTTCACGTTTGAGATAGAGAATGGCATAACAGCTGGACCTGTTATCGTCCAGTACAGGCCACACTCATGTAAAGACATGCtgattttacattatttacaacAAATCTCACATGGTCCCCAGTCCACCCAGTCAGGACCACTGGAACTTGAATCTGCAGCTATGTTTTCTGGGCTAAAAATCTGCAGATTGCTGTGACTGACCTAGGGTAGCCTTAAAATGGCATTCTAGAAGCTTGGTGATGTAGCAAATGCCTGCACGGCCATAGTGTCTGTATCTGGCAAGCTATCAGCTAACACACTAGTTGGCTTGGCCTGCACGAGCCAGTGACATTAGCTCCATAGTTTCTCTGGCATTTAGCTCAGCAGTGTGCATCAtttcctggaaaataaaagttaCTGAAGGGGGAAAATAAAGCTCTTGTAGCTGACAAGGTAACTAACATTTAGTTTGCAGAGTAGTTATCTGGTTAGCTTTGTTCAGTTGCTAACAAGCCAATAAATTCAAGCaactcaaaaatgtatttgtgccTTCGACTCCCCTCTCTTTTGTGCAGCAGTCTATGTTCCACAGAGGAggtgaaataaaagcaaatagTGCAAGACAGgtaataaacaaacataacttcttcttctttggatTCTAAAGCTCTCTGTCCCAGCAAAGTTTAACTCTGCCAAGATGACTTGCTATCGGTGAACAGTGTGAAAACATATGTACTTTTCCCATGCAAGCAAATCCACTAACTGCAGCAATTCGGTTGTAATGAATTGGATTTAAATGATGATTACCAAGCAGGCAAAGTTTAATTGCATTATGGGAACTGTAGGATGGATTTAGCATCATTGAAGCTTGACTCATAACAGGGACTAAAGGTCAGCATTTCTTGGCTTCTGCTATACCAATTttgactcttctttttttgtgtttgtgtgtgtgtattgcgAGTTCCCCATCTTTATGACAGTGTAATACTAAAATCAGTGAAGTACTTCTTACTGGTAGTTATTATGGAAATAATGGCAAATTCAAATTATccatttaaatgcaaaacaaatgcaaacattcagaatttatttaaaatctgtattttttgcTGAACTCTACTCTCATCTGTACAGATGTCATCTGCTGattgagaaataaaataatctttattcTGAATTAGCATTTCATTGAATGCATTGATTGGAAGCCTACTAATTGAATGTTGTCTCTATTTTTCCAATATATAGTACCAAATATTATATAAAACTTTTaataaatgtacaaataaacacCATATAACGTTAGAATATTCAGGGGAGGCAGAAGTAGTATtcagaagtattcagatctttgacaattttaaatatattaatgtaaaaaaactTTAGTACAATACAAGCCCTGCAAACAAAATCTGACTAAAACAAACGTAttatcagtaaaataaaatgtcccttaaatatatattattacatataGCAGACAATGTCACTTCTCAGCCTACCTCGAAATTGTGCAGTCTGCCTACACGAGAATTGAGCAATGTGCTCTCCCACCACTGGTTTATTACTAGTAAATAATCAAAGGGAGGAAATTCTCCTTCTGTCTAATGATAAGAGTACCCCCTCCCCCGGGGATATAAAGCATATAAACTCTTGGGCAGTCACAGCATCACAAGGGCACATTTGTCTGCAGACAGTGTAGATCTCTCGGTGAGGCTCGGCCTACTCCAAGTGGTTCATAAACCCCTCCGCGttcatcttcagcagcagcagcagcagctggcagccTGCTCCGCCTCAGCACCAGCTCTGTCACATCTGCTCGGCTGGTTCAGCACCTCGGACAGCGAACTCTCCGATAGGCTGAAGCCCGTCGACGGCCAATGGCTTCAGCGGCGCGGCTGCGACAGCGACggtcaacagcagcagcagcagcggcagcatcCCGGCATCAGCCAATGAGAGGGCGCCGTTTCTCTCCCACATCCAACCCGAATAACTGCAGATGCCCGCATCAAAGCGAcgggtctctctctctcaggcagGTTTGCATAGCTGAGGGTATGAGCTGTCGTCTATTTTTGGAATTCATGGTGGCCATTTTTCCTGTATCTCGGTATTCTCCACCTTTGTTGTGATTTAGCTTGTTTGGCCGAtatctgctgttttatttatgtctgaCGGACGAGCATCGTAGCGGCACATTAACAGCCGTGACCGTATAGATTTTCAGCTCTCAATGGAAGACATCTTCCTACTCGCTGCGAGCGAAGGAGTGAAGCACATTTCGCACCTGCTTCGCATCTGTATTCCCATCGAGGAGCGGGGGACTTTTTATAAATGAAGGTTTGAGAACCAAACCTATCGGCCTGTAACGGTGGGGGTTGTAAATCAGCAGGGACAGACCCGTATTCACGCCCTGGACCCGGGACAGTCTGTTTTGGCGGTGTGGGAACCGAGCAGAACGGGTTGGaaagcattttcacattttgaccGCATTTGCCCGGCAGCAAGGGGGTCAAGGTGTGATATATGGATTCCACAAGAAGAATCGATTAATTAGAAGGTAGGAAAACACGGAGGATTGTTTTGTTGCATATGacaactgcatttatttatttttttttagcccCGCAAATGATAAACCAACCTACTGAAGGGGGGGTAGATAAAGCCAACAATATGGGCTTAATCACTTAATTCACAGGTGTGTGACCGCTCTATTCTTCATTATTTAGAGGGCTTGTGTggccaaaacaaaatgaattattcGAACATTAAAGACAACCTGCTCAGTTGACGCGGTTGGCGTGAGAGCACAGGCCTGAAGCTGCCCTGTGTTGGAGGGGCTGTTTTCAAGGCTTCCATTTTGAAGCTAAGATGGATGCTGGCGCACATTTCTTTCTCACGCCTCTGTGGCCTTGTCTTGCTTCTTATATAACATTGATGAACACTGGAGCGGCGGCAGGCCTGTGTTCAGCTGCCGTGAGGGGCCATGCATATGCTGTAGAGACATCAGCAACGACGTttaatcataaaaacataaaagcagacGAAAACCGAATTAAATTGCATTAGTGGTTGCTGTGGTCTCCTCTACTAAACCCGAGGCTAGTAAACTAGACGCGGACACCTTTACGTGACCACTGTTGCATTTGTTAAACAAGTGAATTTTTTCCCTCTACATTGCTGTGAAGGAATTTCATCGAGGTATGCCGCTGTAGAATGTGCAATGTGTTTTCACTCCCGCTGAGATTTCAAAGGTAACATAAGAAAACCATTTACGCATAATATCCTGTAAATTAATTACGTTTCATCAAAGGTAAATGGTGAATTTGCCCTTTAAAGTTTATCAAGGTTTCCTTCTGACTGGCTCTCCAAAATACAAGTAAAAGGGATGGTTTGACAGAAAAGCACTTAACCCAAGTTCCACTTAGTGTTTTATGGAGCTTTCAGGGCTTTGCTCAGATGTCATGATTGACTGCTCAGGGACAGCAACAAGTCTTTCTTGATCCATACTGAACAAACTCCATTAGCCATGAAAACTTATTAAACTCCACCTgttgaaagtaaaataaaatgcaccttgaaatgaaatttaaaagtttttttttaaagaacttcAATAATTTGGTTATTAATTATTTGTAACTAATAACTGCGTTATGTTTCCTACATGTATTGTAACTAATGGCCACTCCATGCTGTTTTTTGCTCGCAGGTTCGATTCCCTCCAGAAGTGAGACACTTTGGTTCTCTCAAAGCTCTTTGTCTAGGCCAGCCAAAGAGCTTATCCCCCACCACTAACAACTCCACCCTCCCTGTGTCTTACTGCTAACTCTTGAGCAGCCAGCATGGGTACAgtactgtctctgtctcccagcTACCGCAAGGCAGTTCTGTTTGAGGACGGCCCGGCCACAGTAGGCCATTACACAGCGGTCCAGAACAGCAAAAACGCTAaggatgctgcagcagcagcggctAAGTCCCTCAAACGCCCCTCTATCATCAATGTGTTGCCATGGAAACGCATTGTGGCTGTATCGGCAAAGAGGAAGGGCTCCAAGAAGCTGCAGTCGGAAGGTGGGGACGGCGGAAAAGGGAGCTCTCCGGATGGCCACACCACTGCCATGACCAACTCAGCCTCCAACAGTCTGAAGCTGAAGAAGTCTCAATCCTGCGCTAACCTTTCGTCTTACTCATCAAGCCAGGACCCCTCAGCCACTAGCACCACTACCTCCTCCCAGCTGCCCACCTCCAAGACCCTGGCTAATGTAGTAACAGTTGCTGCCAAAAAGAATTCCCTCACAGGCTCTGGGATACAGCCTTCTACTGCAGCTGGCACGCCAAAGCGTGTCATCGTCCAGGTAAACCTAATCCCAACTGTTTCATTTCGCTATCACAGAAAGAGTTTTACTAAACATTAGAAAGCATTTAATCATATTATGCTACATAAACTCACTGACACCTCCTTTCACAAATCCTTTCCCCCAATCCTTGTTCTTGCCTTCCctcttttctattttgttgtGTCTCTCCAACCCAGGCCTCCACCAGCGAACTGATGCGCAGCCTGGGTGAGTTCCTGTGCCGTCGGTGTTATCGCCTGAAGCGTCTTTCCCCAACAGATCCGGTGCTGTGGCTGCGCAGTGTGGACcgctctctcctcctgcagggCTGGCAGGATCAAGGCTTCATCACGCCGGCCAATGTGGTCTTCCTCTACATGCTGTGTCGCGATGTGGTCTCATCCGAGGTGGCCTCGGAGCGCGAGCTGCAGGCCTCACTTCTCACCTGCCTCTATCTGTCCTACTCCTACATGGGCAATGAGATCTCCTATCCACTGAAGCCCTTCCTGGTGGAGGCGGAGAAGGAAGCCTTCTGGGACCGCTGCCTGGAGATCATCAACCGCATGAGCGGCAAGATGCTCCAGATCAACACCGACCCGCATTTCTTCACCCAGGTGTTCGCTGACCTGAAGAACGAGAgcaagaa of the Scatophagus argus isolate fScaArg1 chromosome 16, fScaArg1.pri, whole genome shotgun sequence genome contains:
- the rpain gene encoding RPA-interacting protein gives rise to the protein MDALHRHRSLYKGTTPPWKETYRKRCVDRLKNSRSRLLERYRQMGENQQPSGSGASIIVQEVMEEEWTALQSEDRRLPSLWGPEGMKEMFSVMKEYDELAVLEEIQQELQSQEMCIIEEYEKNLQFEQQYISSVVEGMEEMHIICPICHTRNLNINSHFISCPCGLYINTKKRNITPDVLQNLLESRVSEHMENCLHNPVFSVASNTDSLPNLMISCKVCDYLSIVL
- the LOC124073928 gene encoding cyclin-dependent kinase 5 activator 1-like — encoded protein: MGTVLSLSPSYRKAVLFEDGPATVGHYTAVQNSKNAKDAAAAAAKSLKRPSIINVLPWKRIVAVSAKRKGSKKLQSEGGDGGKGSSPDGHTTAMTNSASNSLKLKKSQSCANLSSYSSSQDPSATSTTTSSQLPTSKTLANVVTVAAKKNSLTGSGIQPSTAAGTPKRVIVQASTSELMRSLGEFLCRRCYRLKRLSPTDPVLWLRSVDRSLLLQGWQDQGFITPANVVFLYMLCRDVVSSEVASERELQASLLTCLYLSYSYMGNEISYPLKPFLVEAEKEAFWDRCLEIINRMSGKMLQINTDPHFFTQVFADLKNESKKEEEKTKLLIGLDR